The following are encoded together in the Anopheles nili chromosome 3, idAnoNiliSN_F5_01, whole genome shotgun sequence genome:
- the LOC128723373 gene encoding uridine-cytidine kinase-like 1, producing the protein MSVNQLNAPPSSASSESDASEPKECGTLDLNNGVHSCDSGYDAEMVPDCCPASPATVPSKTTRSNSFGSQLRSPKPRRQRTTSVNQNTINSNEAIIRSNNRTIYTAGRPPWYNCAGQQVEPFVIGICGGSASGKTTVAQKIIESLDVPWVTLLSMDCFYKILNDKQHEQANRNEYNFDHPDAFDLELMKDVIQRLKEGRKVEVPVYNFVTHSREQHTKTMYGANVIIFEGILTFHSKEILKMLDMKIFVDTDADIRLARRLKRDIMQRGRDLDGVLKQYSTMVKPAYSCYIAPTMAHADIIVPRGSSNIVAIRLIVQHVHTQLQLRGFKLREALAHSYIGQPMPDSLKLLPTTPQIKGLHTFIRNANTARDEFIFYSKRLIRLVLEYALSLLPFRAVEVETPQSMPYKGKRMACQKICGVSILRAGETMEQAVSDVCKHIRIGKILIQTNQLTGEPELYYLRLPKDIKDYRVVLMDATVATGAAAIMAIRVLLDHDVPEENILLVSLLMAEIGVHSIAYAFPKVQIVTSALDPEINEKFYVIPGIGNFGDRYFGTEPTDTTYE; encoded by the exons ATGTCGGTCAACCAGCTAAATGCTCCACCAAGTTCGGCTTCATCTGAAAG TGACGCAAGCGAACCCAAGGAATGCGGCACGTTAGATCTCAACAACGGAGTGCACTCTTGCGATAGTGGTTATGATGCGGAAATGGTACCAGACTGCTGTCCAGCTTCGCCGGCCACGGTTCCAAGTAAAACTACTCGTTCGAATTCATTTGGATCGCAACTTCGCTCGCCAAAACCACGCCGCCAGAGAACCACATCGGTGAACCAAAACACCATCAACTCTAATGAGGCGATTATTCGCTCGAACAATCGTACAATCTACACAGCCGGGCGGCCACCATGGTACAACTGTGCTGGCCAGCAAGTTGAACCCTTCGTGATAG GTATTTGCGGTGGAAGTGCATCAGGAAAGACTACCGTTGCACAGAAAATAATCGAAAGCTTGGACGTGCCATGGGTTACACTATTATCCATGGATTGTTTCTATAAAATATTGAACGATAAACAGCATGAGCAAGCGAATCGCAACGAGTATAATTTTGATCATCCCGATGCTTTCGACCTGGAGCTGATGAAGGATGTTATTCAACGGCtgaaagaaggaagaaaagttGAGGTCCCGGTGTATAATTTTGTTACACACTCAAGAGAGCAACACACG AAAACTATGTATGGTGCAAATGTTATCATTTTTGAGGGTATTCTGACGTTTCACAGCAAGGAAATACTGAAGATGctcgatatgaaaatatttgtcGATACGGATGCAGACATCAGGCTTGCTAGGCGTCTAAAACGGGATATCATGCAGCGTGGTCGTGACCTGGACGGTGTACTTAAACAATATTCGACCATGGTAAAACCGGCGTACAGCTGTTATATCGCCCCAACCATGGCACATGCAGACATCATAGTGCCACGCGGTTCGAGTAACATTGTTGCTATTAGGCTTATCGTACAACATGTACATACGCAACTGCAGTTG CGTGGATTCAAACTTAGAGAGGCGTTGGCACATTCATATATCGGTCAGCCGATGCCGGATTCGTTAAAACTGCTTCCAACAACGCCTCAGATCAAAGGCCTCCACACTTTCATACGCAATGCAAATACCGCCCGTGATGAGTTTATATTTTACTCGAAACGGTTAATCCGTTTAGTTCTAGAATATGCGCTAAGCTTGCTTCCATTCCGGGCCGTTGAAGTCGAAACACCTCAAAGTATGCCATATAAAGGCAAACGAATGGCGTGCCAAAAAATATGTGGTGTATCGATCCTTCGTGCCGGGGAAACTATGGAGCAGGCTGTTAGCGATGTCTGCAAGCATATTCGTATTGGAAAGATTTTAATCCAGACTAACCAACTAACTGGTGAGCCTGAG CTGTATTATCTTCGACTGCCGAAAGATATAAAAGATTATCGTGTGGTGTTAATGGATGCAACTGTTGCTACTGGGGCAGCAG CCATTATGGCGATTCGCGTACTACTGGATCATGATGTTCCTGAGGAAAATATACTGCTTGTGTCGTTGCTGATGGCGGAAATTGGCGTTCATTCGATAGCATACGCCTTTCCGAAAGTGCAAATCGTAACCTCTGCCCTTGATCCAGAGATAAATGAAAAGTTTTATGTCATACCTGGGATTGGAAATTTTGGTGACCGTTACTTTGGTACAGAACCAACGGATACGACGTACGAGTAG
- the LOC128722897 gene encoding threonylcarbamoyladenosine tRNA methylthiotransferase, with amino-acid sequence MDTGCQDILGDIEDLISADDPSPSERYANKTDVTVRAKRTKIRALRPKEPTVCIEKPVLDSVIPETQQIYMKTWGCAHNTSDTEYMAGQLAQYGYNLTNDKGTADLWVLNSCTVKNPSEDTFRNEIEAAHQAGKHVVVAGCVPQAAPRSDYLKGLSVVGVQQIDRVAEVVEETLKGHSVRLLQAKKVDGRKVAGPKLALPKVRKNPLIEVIPINSGCLNACTYCKTKFARADLVSYPVQEIVDRAMQVFQEGVCEVWLTSEDTGTYGRDIDSSLPILLWKLVEVIPEGCMMRLGMTNPPYILEHLEEMAKILSHPRVYSFLHIPVQSGSDTILGEMKREYCVKDFERMVDYLRRQVPGITIATDIICGFPGETEADFQDTLALCQKYQFPSLFINQFFPRPGTPAAKMSRVPANEVKTRTKRLTDLFHSYEPYQKYGVGSRQTVLVTEISHDRKHYVGHNKFYEQILLPMHNNLLGKQVEVEITGCTKFSMFGNVLQREQEWVNCSKPVSTTLMTHTAETNESKYRSVLAYFLLSCSVAIVCKYIIMLLGF; translated from the exons ATGGATACTGGCTGTCAAGATATTTTGGGAGACATCGAAGATCTTATTTCGGCTGATGATCCTTCGCCCAGTGAACGCTACGCTAATAAAACAGATGTAACAGTACGTGCTAAGCGTACTAAAATTCGCGCCTTGCGGCCAAAAGAACCCACGGTTTGTATCGAAAAACCGGTACTGGATAGTGTCATTCCGGAGACGCAGCAAATTTACATGAAAACGTGGGGCTGCGCCCATAACACATCCGATACGGAGTACATGGCTGGCCAGCTGGCACAGTACGGCTATAACCTAACAAACGATAAGGGCACGGCCGATCTATGGGTGCTTAACAGCTGTACGGtaaaaaacccatccgaagaTACCTTTCGCAATGAGATTGAAGCGGCTCATCAAGCTGGGAAGCATGTGGTTGTGGCTGGCTGTGTTCCGCAGGCTGCCCCAAGATCGGACTATTTAAAAGGATTGAGCGTAGTTGGTGTACAACAGATCGACCGTGTTGCGGAAGTTGTAGAAGAAACACTGAAAGGACACTCCGTGCGCTTGCTACAAGCGAAAAAAGTAGACGGACGCAAGGTAGCAGGACCGAAGCTCGCTCTTCCAAAAGTTCGCAAAAACCCTTTAATAGAGGTTATTCCAATAAACTCTGGGTGCCTTAATGCATGCACttactgcaaaacaaaattcgcCCGTGCCGATTTGGTGAGCTACCCTGTTCAGGAAATTGTTGATCGCGCGATGCAGGTATTCCAGGAAGGAGTCTGTGAAGTTTGGCTTACATCGGAAGACACTG GAACCTATGGCCGAGATATCGATTCTTCGCTTCCTATATTGTTGTGGAAACTAGTTGAGGTAATTCCTGAGGGTTGCATGATGAGACTTGGGATGACCAATCCGCCATACATTTTGGAGCATCTGGAAGAAATGGCCAAAATTTTGTCCCATCCGCGTGTATACAGTTTTTTACACATACCCGTGCAAAGTGGATCGGATACAATTCTCGGTGAAATGAAGCGCGAATACTGTGTAAAGGATTTCGAACGAATGGTTGACTATTTACGACGTCAGGTGCCGGGAATCACTATCGCAACAGACATCATTTGTGGATTTCCTGGAGAAACGGAAGCTGATTTTCAAGATACGTTAGCACTGTGTCAAAAGTATCAGTTCCCCAGTCTGTTCATAAACCAGTTCTTTCCACGTCCCGGAACACCAGCGGCGAAAATGTCTCGAGTGCCGGCAAATGAAGTGAAGACCCGAACCAAACGATTAACCGATTTGTTCCATTCCTATGAGCCGTACCAAAAGTACGGTGTGGGGTCTAGGCAAACGGTGCTTGTTACAGAAATCTCGCACGATCGTAAGCATTACGTTGGTCATAACAAATTCTATGAGCAAATTCTGCTACCTATGCACAACAATTTACTGGGAAAACAAGTAGAG GTGGAAATCACAGGATGCACTAAGTTCAGTATGTTCGGAAACGTTTTGCAGCGTGAACAAGAATGGGTTAATTGCAGTAAGCCTGTGTCCACAACTTTAATGACGCATACCGCCGAAACAAACGAATCGAAATATCGGTCAGTGTTGGCTTACTTCTTGCTATCGTGCAGTGTGGCGATAGTTTGTAAATACATTATCATGTTATTGGGCTTCTAG
- the LOC128726542 gene encoding DENN domain-containing protein 2B-like, translated as MSKKFVKAQNSQDSNNSRVQKITEKFETLITSQQQQVHPQQHQHPSVQISQLKGPNFDRDSQKFDHTTVEVRDLDARRGIKRSQAFRRSTSKTGSINGVTATTTSNQQLIHTDSIREALNKPLPVGPPPEKPPRTWKRETSDGAGFAVDVDRVTESQHYEEVNMLIEAAFQEPEKRAHESPSREQISLKRPVSEEHRKRLRRLSRCAELNHYTQQYGTIRVYDIPDKADTSGAVEYEATDTKGLIERYNRLSIVEAKPRSVGLQTLFEYCIVVGYDMMQNKAYIKSKYPTKKQLHKLIEVFVYPDNGALVRNVNQQYCIILTDYPQRLYGFCRRVLPESSEFCIPLTYCLVTKYNEPKVFYKLLECIESQHGNGRVPELLMEQFYEQKLPLAGEKLVLTLPVSFEIRPIPQEAELLPIIMTINRPKDLRLEKTELYDLFKCLGSDGLMHVFECLLLEKMVILFSEHISLLTSCVQGLLLILYPFQWQHILVTIIPDHLQQMLEAPVPMLAGTLQPVPEELWVDGNACYVNLDRRLVRPVTKEQYSILPSELKKPLSVSLELVKIFEDSQELASVLIGGAFVRFFVELFSNLDPSTYQKSSFLELFENPEVKLFLNCFLETVMFADFLEQWPSSKDVGNTRTSLGSFDYTLFNSKIAEKSQNKYWHTVTFDEVVANSKQIERKGKTFMSKVKSLMKKS; from the exons ATGTCGAAAAAATTTGTCAAGGCACAAAATTCGCAGGACAGCAACAATAGCAGGGTGcagaaaataacagaaaagtTTGAAACGCTCATAAcatcgcaacagcaacaggtgCATCctcagcaacaccaacacccaTCCGTCCAGATTTCGCAGTTGAAAGGGCCCAATTTTGACCGCGACAGTCAAAAGTTTGATCATACGACTGTTGAAGTGCGCGATTTAGATGCTCGGCGCGGTATCAAACGTTCTCAAGCATTCCGCCGAAGCACGTCGAAAACGGGCTCGATTAATGGTGTTACTGCAACAACCACCTCAAACCAGCAGCTCATTCACACGGACAGCATTCGGGAAGCACTAAACAAACCACTCCCGGTTGGTCCCCCACCGGAGAAACCTCCCAGAACGTGGAAACGTGAGACTTCCGATGGAGCCGGGTTTGCCGTGGATGTTGATCGGGTTACGGAGTCCCAGCACTACGAGGAGGTAAACATGCTTATAGAAGCCGCATTCCAAGAaccagaaaaaagggcacatgaATCACCGTCGCGGGAGCAAATATCTTTGAAACGGCCCGTGAGTGAAGAGCATCGAAAGCGACTTCGAAGGTTGTCGCGTTGCGCTGAGTTAAACCACTACACCCAACAGTATGGCACAATCCGGGTGTATGATATTCCGGATAAAGCAGACACCTCTGGCGCTGTGGAGTATGAAGCAACGGATACCAAAGGATTGATCGAACGCTACAACAGATTGAGCATTGTCGAAGCTAAACCACGCTCTGTGGGTTTGCAAACGTTGTTCGAATATTGCATTGTTGTCGGTTACGATATGATGCAAAACAAAGCGTATATTAAGAGCAAATATCCTACGAAGAAGCAACTGCATAAGTTGATTGAAGTATTTGTTTATCCAGACAACGGGGCTCTGGTGAGGAACGTTAATCAACAGTACTGTATCATACTAACCGATTATCCCCAGCGGTTGTACGGATTTTGTCGACGAGTACTGCCGGAATCATCAGAATTTTGTATTCCATTAACCTATTGCCTCGTAACGAAGTACAATGAGCCGAAAGTATTTTATAAGCTTCTGGAGTGCATTGAGAGCCAACATGGAAATGGCCGTGTGCCGGAACTGTTAATGGAGCAATTTTACGAGCAGAAGCTCCCGCTAGCCGGCGAAAAACTTGTTTTGACGCTGCCAGTCAGTTTTGAGATTCGACCCATCCCTCAAGAGGCAGAACTACTGCCTATCATCATGACAATAAACCGTCCCAAAGACTTACGCTTAGAAAAAACGGAACTATACGATCTTTTTAAATGTCTCGGTTCTGATGGGCTTATGCACGTATTTGAATGCCTACTCCTCGAAAAAATGGTGATATTATTTAGCGAACACATATCGCTATTAACGTCCTGCGTGCAGGGTCTACTGTTAATACTCTACCCATTCCAATGGCAGCATATTTTAGTAACGATCATTCCGGACCACTTGCAACAAATGCTGGAAGCACCCGTTCCTATGCTTGCCGGCACCTTGCAGCCTGTACCGGAAGAACTATGGGTTGACGGGAATGCGTGTTACGTGAATCTAGATAGGCGCCTCGTGCGTCCAGTAACAAAGGAACAGTACTCAATTCTACCGAGCGAGCTGAAGAAACCGCTAAGCGTGTCGCTAGAGCTCGTGAAAATATTCGAAGATTCCCAAGAGCTTGCAAGTGTGTTGATCGGAGGCGCGTTTGTACGCTTTTTTGTCGAACTGTTTTCAAATTTGGATCCCTCCACTTATCAG AAGTCTTCATTCTTGGAACTGTTCGAAAATCCCGAAGTGAAGCTGTTTCTCAACTGCTTTTTGGAAACTGTGATGTTTGCAGACTTTCTCGAACAATGGCCTTCCTCCAAAGACGTAGGAAATACGCGAACCAGTTTAGGTAGTTTTGATTACACACTGTTCAATTCCAAGATAGCAGAAAAATCGCAAAACAAGTATTGGCATACTGTTACATTCGATGAAGTTGTAGCCAATTCTAAACAAATAGAACGCAAAGGGAAAACATTCATGTCGAAAGTGAagagtttgatgaaaaaatcTTAA
- the LOC128722898 gene encoding translation initiation factor eIF-2B subunit gamma: MGQLEFQAIVLAAGKGTRLLEILEGKPKCLLPVGPYPMIWYPLQLLQRHGFTDVLVIVQELEKQEIQHRLDKLQLKLKLDYFSVPKDVECGTADSLRLVSDKIKSDVVVVSCDSLMEINLYPFLSKFRELDASIELLLMENGKDQDVVLPGPKLKIKAEKDLIGYDKTSGRVVFMASSSDLEETVKLSSEILNEYPDLTISSSLLDAHIYIMKKWVVEYLLTIGMISTVKEELLPHIIEKQLLQAPALPINDGTSKYVRKTKMDSIFKFATYTEMDTKINKASVFNKEENLTLHPIRCYAHFVDPAAFGLRVNNVRSFLSCNMQIFEVFAALTGLTDRELVSKTSSIKSTQITKCAVGDMSTISEKTSLNLNVIANGCTVEPKTRINNSVLMDGVKVEENVVIENCIVGEKAVIKTGSVLKNCLIGPHFNVAANTQKESVYLSNADGFMTVV; encoded by the exons ATGGGCCAGTTAGAATTTCAAGCGATTGTGTTGGCAGCAGGAAAGGGTACTCGTCTTCTGGAAATATTAGAAGGAAAACCAAAATGCCTACTGCCCGTTGGACCATATCCGATGATATGGTATCCACTACAATTGTTGCAACGGCACGGTTTTACTG ACGTGCTAGTCATAGTACAGGAGTTAGAGAAACAAGAAATACAGCATCGTTTGGATAAGCTACAATTGAAGCTGAAACTGGATTATTTTTCTGTTCCTAAGGATGTGGAATGTGGCACCGCTGATTCGTTGCGACTCGTTTCGGATAA AATCAAGTCCGATGTCGTGGTAGTATCATGTGACTCtttaatggaaataaatttgtaCCCGTTCCTCTCGAAATTCCGCGAGCTTGACGCCTCCATCGAACtattgttgatggaaaacggCAAAGATCAAGATGTTGTTCTGCCTGGTCCTAAATTGAAGATCAAAGCGGAAAAGGATTTAATCGGTTATGACAAGACATCGGGTAGAGTGGTGTTTATGGCTTCTTCTAGCGACCTCGAGGAAACTGTTAAACTATCCAGCGAGATACTTAATGAATATCCTGACCTGACAATATCGTCCAGTCTGCTTGATGCACATATTTACATTATGAAAAAATGGGTTGTAGAATATCTGCTTACAATTGGCATGATTTCGACTGTGAAGGAAGAACTGCTACCGCATATTATTGAGAAGCAGTTGCTTCAGGCTCCGGCTCTTCCAATCAATGATGGTACTTCGAAGTATGtaagaaaaaccaaaatggaTAGCATATTCAAG TTTGCAACCTACACTGAAATGGATACGAAGATCAACAAAGCTTCCGTATtcaataaagaagaaaatttgaCTTTGCATCCCATACGTTGTTACGCCCATTTTGTGGACCCAGCTGCATTTGGATTGAGGGTGAAcaacgttcgttcgtttttgtcGTGCAACATGCAG ATTTTTGAGGTGTTTGCTGCACTAACTGGTTTAACTGATCGCGAGCTAGTCTCTAAAACGAGCTCGATTAAATCCACGCAGATAACAAAATGCGCAGTTGGAGACATGAGTACGATTAGTGAAAAAACTTCACTTAATCTGAACGTAATCGCAAATGGTTGCACTGTTGAACCGAAAACTCGTATCAATAATAGTGTTCTAATGGACGGCGTCAAGGTTGAAGAGAA CGTTgtaatcgaaaattgcataGTCGGTGAAAAGGCTGTTATTAAGACCGGATccgttttgaaaaattgtctCATTGGACCACATTTCAATGTGgctgcaaacacacaaaaagaaagtGTGTACCTATCGAATGCTGATGGATTTATGACAGTCGTTtaa